One Pseudomonas sp. HOU2 genomic window carries:
- a CDS encoding class II 3-deoxy-7-phosphoheptulonate synthase: protein MSQPWSPDSWRALPIQQQPQYPDAAHLRQVEQTLASYPPLVFAGEARELRRQFAEVTQGRAFLLQGGDCAESFAEFSAAKIRDTFKVLLQMAIVMTFAAGCPVVKVGRMAGQFAKPRSANDETIDGVTLPAYRGDIVNGIGFDEKSRVPDPERLLQSYHQSTATLNLLRAFAQGGFADLHQVHKWNLDFIANSALAEKYSHLADRIDETLAFMRACGMDSSPQLRETSFFTAHEALLLNYEEAFVRRDSLTNDYYDCSAHMLWIGDRTRQLDGAHVEFLRGVNNPIGVKVGPSMNPDDLIRLIDVLNPDNDPGRLNLIARMGANKVGDHLPALIRAVQREGKQVLWSSDPMHGNTIKASSGYKTRDFAQILGEVKQFFQVHEAEGTYAGGIHIEMTGQNVTECIGGARPITEDGLSDRYHTHCDPRMNADQSLELAFLIAETLKQVRR, encoded by the coding sequence ATGAGCCAACCGTGGAGCCCTGACAGCTGGCGCGCCCTGCCGATCCAGCAACAACCCCAATACCCTGACGCGGCGCATCTGCGCCAGGTCGAGCAGACCCTGGCCAGCTATCCGCCGCTGGTGTTTGCCGGCGAAGCACGCGAGCTGCGCCGTCAGTTTGCCGAAGTGACTCAGGGCCGGGCGTTCCTGCTGCAGGGCGGCGATTGCGCGGAAAGCTTTGCCGAGTTCTCGGCGGCGAAGATTCGCGACACGTTCAAAGTATTGCTGCAAATGGCGATCGTCATGACCTTCGCCGCCGGTTGTCCGGTGGTCAAGGTCGGGCGCATGGCCGGCCAGTTCGCCAAGCCGCGCTCGGCCAACGACGAGACCATAGACGGCGTGACCCTGCCCGCCTACCGGGGTGACATCGTCAACGGCATCGGTTTCGACGAAAAGAGCCGGGTGCCGGATCCCGAGCGCCTGCTGCAGTCTTACCACCAGTCCACCGCCACCCTGAACCTGTTGCGCGCCTTCGCCCAGGGCGGTTTTGCCGACCTGCATCAGGTGCACAAGTGGAACCTGGATTTCATCGCCAACTCGGCACTGGCCGAAAAATACAGCCATCTTGCCGATCGCATCGATGAAACCCTGGCGTTCATGCGCGCCTGTGGCATGGACAGTTCGCCGCAACTGCGCGAAACCAGTTTCTTCACCGCCCACGAAGCGCTGCTGCTGAACTACGAAGAAGCCTTCGTGCGTCGCGACAGCCTGACTAACGATTACTACGATTGCTCGGCGCACATGCTGTGGATCGGCGACCGCACCCGTCAGCTCGACGGCGCCCACGTCGAATTTCTGCGCGGAGTGAACAACCCGATCGGGGTGAAAGTCGGCCCGAGCATGAACCCGGATGATCTGATCCGCCTGATCGACGTGCTCAACCCGGACAACGATCCGGGCCGTCTGAACCTGATTGCGCGGATGGGCGCAAACAAGGTCGGCGATCACCTGCCGGCGCTGATCCGCGCGGTGCAACGTGAGGGCAAGCAGGTGCTGTGGAGCTCCGACCCGATGCACGGCAACACCATCAAGGCCAGCAGCGGCTACAAGACCCGCGACTTCGCGCAGATCCTTGGCGAAGTGAAACAGTTCTTCCAGGTACACGAAGCCGAAGGCACTTATGCCGGCGGGATTCACATCGAGATGACCGGACAGAATGTCACCGAGTGCATCGGCGGTGCGCGGCCGATTACTGAAGACGGGCTGTCGGATCGCTACCACACCCACTGCGATCCGCGGATGAATGCCGATCAGTCGCTGGAGCTGGCGTTTCTGATTGCCGAGACGCTGAAGCAGGTTCGTCGCTAA
- a CDS encoding winged helix-turn-helix domain-containing protein: MPATLAFSLKQARRLALAAQGFNGRQPPTVKAPQLNRLIERLGLLQIDSVNAVVRSHYLPLFSRLGSYSSDLLDQAAWSSGRRRTLFEYWGHEASLLPLAMYPLLGWRMQRARTGRDIYQQLAKFGLERQDVVRRVLSAVEERGALGAGSLSTREDKAGQWWDWSAEKHALEWLFAAGEVTVAGRRGFERLYDLPERVIPSSILQQALPDEAEAQRGLLLHAAQALGVGTEKDLRDYFRLNPGDARPRLAELVEDGQLQTCEVAGWRQIAYCLPQPKVPRKVVASALLSPFDSLIWERSRTERLFDFRYRLEIYTPQDKRVYGYYVLPFLHNERIAARVDLRAERAAGRLAVHAVHEEAPGLDDEGMLALALNLRQMADWLGLARVQLNCQRESAGRLRVAMSAILCD, translated from the coding sequence ATGCCCGCGACTCTGGCCTTTTCCCTCAAACAGGCGCGACGTCTGGCGCTGGCTGCCCAAGGATTCAACGGGCGCCAGCCGCCGACCGTCAAGGCGCCGCAACTCAACCGGCTGATCGAACGGCTGGGCCTGCTGCAGATCGACTCCGTCAACGCCGTGGTGCGCTCGCACTACCTGCCGCTGTTTTCCCGTCTCGGTTCCTATTCTTCCGATCTGCTCGACCAGGCTGCATGGAGTTCGGGTCGTCGGCGCACGCTGTTCGAATACTGGGGCCATGAAGCGTCGTTGCTGCCGCTGGCGATGTATCCGTTGCTGGGCTGGCGGATGCAGCGGGCCAGAACTGGCAGAGACATTTATCAGCAACTGGCGAAGTTTGGTCTTGAACGGCAGGACGTCGTGCGCCGGGTTTTAAGCGCGGTTGAGGAGCGCGGTGCATTGGGCGCCGGCAGCCTGTCGACCCGTGAGGACAAGGCCGGACAGTGGTGGGACTGGAGTGCGGAAAAGCATGCGCTGGAATGGTTGTTCGCCGCCGGTGAAGTGACGGTGGCCGGCCGTCGCGGTTTTGAGCGTTTGTATGATTTGCCGGAGCGGGTCATTCCATCTTCTATTTTGCAGCAAGCGTTACCTGACGAGGCTGAAGCGCAGCGGGGCTTGCTGCTGCACGCGGCGCAGGCCTTGGGTGTTGGCACTGAAAAAGACCTGCGCGATTACTTTCGCCTGAATCCGGGAGATGCGCGACCGCGTCTGGCGGAACTGGTCGAGGACGGGCAGTTGCAGACTTGCGAAGTCGCCGGCTGGCGACAAATTGCCTACTGCCTGCCGCAGCCGAAAGTCCCGCGTAAAGTTGTCGCCAGTGCTTTGTTGTCACCGTTCGATTCGTTGATCTGGGAGCGCAGTCGTACCGAGCGGCTGTTCGATTTTCGCTATCGGCTGGAGATCTATACGCCGCAGGACAAGCGGGTTTATGGCTATTACGTGCTGCCGTTTCTGCACAACGAGCGGATTGCCGCGCGGGTCGATCTGCGTGCCGAGCGGGCGGCGGGGCGATTGGCGGTGCATGCAGTGCACGAGGAGGCGCCGGGGCTGGATGATGAGGGGATGTTGGCGCTGGCGTTGAATTTGCGGCAGATGGCCGATTGGCTGGGGCTTGCGCGAGTGCAGCTTAATTGTCAGCGCGAAAGTGCGGGGCGGTTGCGGGTGGCAATGTCTGCAATTCTCTGTGACTGA
- a CDS encoding DUF1127 domain-containing protein, translating to MKGQREYVDDTKFSGHGHIVSDLLHKFSRWYELHRERELLASLSDEALKDIGVSRADVEHEAIRPFWDDPMHK from the coding sequence ATGAAAGGTCAAAGAGAGTATGTAGACGACACAAAATTTTCCGGCCACGGCCATATCGTTTCCGACCTGCTGCACAAGTTTAGCCGCTGGTACGAACTGCACCGAGAACGCGAGTTGCTTGCCAGCCTGAGCGACGAAGCGCTGAAGGACATCGGGGTCAGCCGTGCCGACGTCGAGCACGAGGCCATCCGGCCGTTCTGGGACGATCCGATGCATAAATGA